The following is a genomic window from Phaseolus vulgaris cultivar G19833 chromosome 6, P. vulgaris v2.0, whole genome shotgun sequence.
gaaCGTCTCAAAAACTGTGGAAATTGAAAAACATTGAGGCGGCTCACAAGAGTGCCAGCCGGTCTTGGAAAAAATTCCGTTTAGATATAAAATTTCAGCATGTTATTGTGATATCACGTGGCTGCTTTCAAGGTTACTGTCCACTTCCTGCATTTTGATCATTTCCTTTCTCAAAAATTTTAGTGTACCAACTATTTCTTGAAACAGAGGGTGTGAGTTGTGATCAGTGAAAAATGTAGTGATGGTCCCATGTATGTCAATAAAGCTCCAACCAGGAATTTTTTTCAAGCCAAGAGATCTCATATGAGTCCATGCCTCACCCACTTCTTCCCACCTGTTTGTTGAGGCATAGCAATGTGCTAACTGTACAAAATTTCCAGCATGCGTAGGCCTCAGCAGGAGAATATCATTAGCTATTCTATCACCAAGTTCATTATTCCCAGTTGCTCGACAAGCATCGAGGATAATACCCAAAACATCGAGCACAGGATCTGAGAACTTTTTCTTGTACACGTTAAATGCCTCCTCTACCCTCCCAGCACGACTGAGGAGATCCACTACACAAGCATGGTGTTCAAGATTTGGTGCAATCCCAAAATCTTTGGTCATTGATTCGTATATGTTCAAGCCCTGTTCTACAAGTCCATTATGACTACATGAAGATAGGACTGAGAGGAAAATCACATGGTTGGGTTTCATCCCACTTTCCAGGAACTTTGAGTATGACCTCAATGCAATCTCCCCTTGGCCATGATAGCCATATCCTGCAATTATGGCGCTCCATGAGACCGAATCATGACTTGGCATCTGGTTGAAACACCTCTGGGCAGTATCCAAATCACCACATTTGCAGTACATGTCGACCAAAGAAGTGTCAACCAAGATGCATTGACTAAGGCCATTTTTTATCTCAAAACCGTGGATCCATTTTCCCAAGTGAAGTTGTCCAGTGGATGCACACCCTTGGAGGAGGGAAATAATGGTTATTGAATCAGGTGTTTGATGATCAGACCTCATTTCATTAAAAAGGAACATGGCCTTGCAAACATAGCCATTTTGAGCATATCCAGTAACCATAGCATTCCAGGAAACCAAATCCCTTTTGTCCATCATATTAAATACAATGGAACTCTGATCCAAGTGACCACACTTAGCATACATGGTCACAAGAGCGTTCTGAATAGCTATATCCATGTGTAATTCCTGCCTTATTATATAACCATGAATCGATGTCCCCAAATTAAAAGACCCAAGCTGTGCACAAGCTGTGATTACACTAGCCATAGTAGCAGTAGATGGCTTCACTTTAAATTTTAACATCCGTCGGAAAATAGTTAGTGCTTTGTCTGCAGACCCACTCTGCGCAAGGCCTGAGATCATTGCTGTCCACAAAACGACATCTCTATCTGAACTCCTTTCAAATATTCTAAATGCAATGTCAATGTTCCCACCTTTTAGGTACGTTACAATCAATGATGTTTCAACATGTGCATCCAAGTCAAAGCCAGCTCTTAAAATTTGCCCATGCAAGCACCTTCCCAATTTCAACTCACCCCTTGATGCAGCCACAGACAAGACAGACCCAAAAGTCTGCCGATCAAGCTCAACACCTTGTACCCTCATTGTCTTAAGAAGTAGCAGAACTTCACATAGATTCCCAATCTGAGCATAAGCTGAGATCAACGAATTCCACGAAACCAGGTCCCTTTCATCCATGTAATCAAACAATTTCCTAGAGTCATCAATGTTTCCACACTTCCCATAGACATTCAGCATAGAATTTGATAAGTTTGTATCAGACATAAACCCATACGAAATTACACAGCCATGCAAACACTGCACGGTAGCAAGCTCCGAAACTCCAAGCAGCAAACTCAGCATGGTAACGCTAGTGGGTGGAATTCCCTGGCGACGCATTCCGTCAAACAGAAAAAAGGCCTCAGGAACATGACCCAAGCGTGAGTAGCACCCAATAATGGTGGTCCAAGGTACAACGTTCCTCACAGGCATAAAGTCGAATACTTTGCGAGCAACATCGGCGCACCCAAATTTGGCATAGAAATTTATCAAAGAAGAGGCAATGTAGGGATCAATAGACAAGCCTTTAACAAGGACCCGTTGATGGAGGGAGAGACCGAGGGAAAAGAGGTTGAGAGAAGAGCAAGCTCTGAGAAG
Proteins encoded in this region:
- the LOC137832205 gene encoding pentatricopeptide repeat-containing protein At4g04370 codes for the protein MFSYKPKPQLLLSLSVPKRCVVSVAHPTSASATTNSLNAIINHYSSQGAHRQVLVTYASMLKTHVPSDAYTFPSLLRACSSLNLFSLGLSLHQRVLVKGLSIDPYIASSLINFYAKFGCADVARKVFDFMPVRNVVPWTTIIGCYSRLGHVPEAFFLFDGMRRQGIPPTSVTMLSLLLGVSELATVQCLHGCVISYGFMSDTNLSNSMLNVYGKCGNIDDSRKLFDYMDERDLVSWNSLISAYAQIGNLCEVLLLLKTMRVQGVELDRQTFGSVLSVAASRGELKLGRCLHGQILRAGFDLDAHVETSLIVTYLKGGNIDIAFRIFERSSDRDVVLWTAMISGLAQSGSADKALTIFRRMLKFKVKPSTATMASVITACAQLGSFNLGTSIHGYIIRQELHMDIAIQNALVTMYAKCGHLDQSSIVFNMMDKRDLVSWNAMVTGYAQNGYVCKAMFLFNEMRSDHQTPDSITIISLLQGCASTGQLHLGKWIHGFEIKNGLSQCILVDTSLVDMYCKCGDLDTAQRCFNQMPSHDSVSWSAIIAGYGYHGQGEIALRSYSKFLESGMKPNHVIFLSVLSSCSHNGLVEQGLNIYESMTKDFGIAPNLEHHACVVDLLSRAGRVEEAFNVYKKKFSDPVLDVLGIILDACRATGNNELGDRIANDILLLRPTHAGNFVQLAHCYASTNRWEEVGEAWTHMRSLGLKKIPGWSFIDIHGTITTFFTDHNSHPLFQEIVGTLKFLRKEMIKMQEVDSNLESSHVISQ